The following DNA comes from Actinomycetes bacterium.
TCGCCGGCGGCAGCACCGAGCAGCGCGACCGGGCCGGCCTGCTGCTCGCACGCTTCCTCTTCTCCGGGCCGCAACGTGCCGGGCTGCTGCACGCCGACCCGCACCCCGGCAACTTCCGGCTGCTCGACGACGGCCGGATCGCGGTCCTCGACTACGGCGCGGTCAACCGGCTGCCGGACGGGCTGCCGACCTCGATCGGCCCGCTGCTCGAGCGGGCGATCGCCGGCGACGCCGACGGGGTGCTCGACGGCCTGCGCCGGGAGGGCTTCGTGCGGCCGGGCATCAGCCTCGACGCGTCGGCCCTGCTCGGCTACCTCGGGCCGATCCTCGAGCCGGTCCGCGCCGAGACCTTCCGCTTCTCCCGGGCCTGGCTGCGCAGCCAGGCGGTCCGGGTCGGCGACCCCCGCTCCCCCGCCTACAGCACCGGCCTGCAGCTGAACCTGCCGCCGGACTACCTGCTGATCCACCGGGTGACGACCGGGGCGATCGGCGTGCTTTGCCAGCTCGAGGCCGAGGCGCGTTGGCGGGCCGAGCTCGAGACCTGGCTGCCCGGCTTCGGTCCCGACCAGCCGGCGAGCCGCCCCGCACGGTCCTCCGCCGCGAAGCGCCCGGCCGCAAGGCGTCCGGCGGCGAAGCCTCCGGCCGGCAAGAAGAAGGCCGGCGGCGACTGACCCGGGCTACCACCACTCCGAGTCGAGGCGGCCCTCGATCGCCCGGACGGTCTCGCGGCTGCACCGGTCGCAGTAGTAGACCGTCCGGCCCCGCTCGACGGAGGTGCTCCACGACAGGGGGAGCTCCTCCACCGTCAGGCCGCACCGGGCGCAGGTGACCACGCGGGCAGCCTGCCCCGTCGCGGGGGCCAGGTCCAGAGGTCACCGCACCCTCACGGCACCGCCCGGGGACGCCGGTCGGCCTCGGGGTCGAGCGAGATGCCGTCCGGCGCCCACGGCAGCTCGCCCCGGTAGGCGGCCCGACGAACGTCCGCATCGTCCCCGACCACGACCTGCACCACGTTGTCGAGCGACTCGCCGCCGGGAGCGTAGTAGCGCGAGTGGTCCGTGAGGTCGAGGACCGCCGGGTGCCGTGTGACGTCCTCGGCGCGGAAGCGCACCGCACCGAAGCCGGCGTGCGCAGGGTCGGTGCCGAACCGGTCCAGGTAGCCGACCGGGTCGCGGCTGGCCGACCCGACCCAGACGTGTCCAGGCCGCAGCCCGAGCTGGGCCGCCCGGTCCACCCCGGCACCCGGGCTGCCGAGCAGCACCGCGTCGTCCACCCCGGTGCGATGGTCGCGCAGCGTTGCTCCCACCGTCGTGCTGCCGTAGCTGTGCCCGACCGCCGTGAGGTTCGGCGGCGTCCCGCGGGCCGCGTCCAGGCCGCGCAGGTCCGCAGCCAGCAGGCGTCCTCCTGCGCGGGCGGAGGCCTCGAACGCGACGTGCAGCAGGCTCGGCGCGTCGTACGCCGTCCAGGCGACGACGGCCGTGACCTCGCCGGGCGAGTCGGTCCGGGCCCGGTCGACCAACCGGGCCGCGTCCGCGGTCAGCCCGCGCACCGAGCCCGGCACGGTCGACCCCAGACCGGGCACCAGCACGGCCACGTGGTCCGCCCGGTCCAGGTCGCCGACCGCGACGGCCACCCGGCCCTGACCGCCGAAGGCCCCCGGTCGGTAGACCAGCAGCGATGCGGCGACCGGCCGGCCGGTGACCGGGTCCCGCCCGGCGCGCGCAGCCGCAAGAGCGTCGGCGACCGCCATGGCCGAGCCCAGCGCCCACGGCCGACGACCGGCAACCGGAGCGACCGAGCCGGCCAGGTCGCGCTGCTCGCGGAGCAGCCGCAGGTCGCGCCGCAGCAGCACCTCGTTCGCCATGCCCCGCACCCCGGCCGGAGCCCCGGCGAGACTGCCGACCAGACCGGGACGGGCGACCAGCAGCCGGTGCCGCTCGTCGGAGGTGAGCAGCGCCCACCACGCGGCGACCTGGCCCGGCCCGCGCCGGCGGACCTGCCGGATCCCTGGCCCGCTGCCCTGCCGGGCGGCCGAGAGGAGGGGCAGTGCGGCGGCGAGCCCGGCTTCAGTCGCTCCGCCGGCCCGGCCGGCCCGGCCGACGCCTCGAGGGGCGATCTCGTCCACCGCGGCCCGGATCGCGGCAGCCGCGCGCCGGGCGACCACGTCGAGGTGGTCGAGGACGGCGGCGTGCCGGGTCCGGACCGCTGCCAGGTCGTGCGTCAGGCCGGCGGCCAGCCAGGGAGCGGCGCCGGCCGCGACGCGGAGCCGGTCCTCCTCCGCACGCAGCAGGGCCACCGCGTGCCGGGCGTCGGCCAGCTCCACGGCGTAGGTCGCCAGCGACCCCGCTGCCGCGCGCAGGCAGCCGGCCACTCCGCGGGCGAAGCCGGCGATCGCCATCAGCTCGGCGTCGCACGCGTCGGCGGCGGTCCCGGACCAGGCGCCGGCCAGGGGCGCCTGGTCGCCGGTCACCTGGTCGGCGAGCTCCCCGAAGGCCGCGGCGAGGTGCCGCCAGCGGTCGTTCGCGGTGTCGACCGGTCCGGGGTCCTGGGCCGGGAACGGCAGCAGGTCACTCGTCACGGGTCGCTCACCCACCGGGCCTGGCGGGCCAGGTCGAGCTCGGCCGACTCCAGCAGCCGGGCCCCCGCACGAAGACGACGGACCAGCAGCGCCAGGTCGAGCGCGACCAGCTCGGCTGTGTCCCCGGCCAGGTCGGCGAGCGCGAGCGCCGCGAGCGCGAGCTGCTGGTCGGCCAGCCCGCTCTCGGCGCGGGCCGTTGCCGCGACCAGCTCGCGCGCCGCCTCGAGCCGCCGGGCGAGGCGCCCGGCCGCGTCGTCGACCCCTGTGCTGTCGAACCGCACCGTCACCGGAGCCCCGCCCTCCCGACCCCCACCGACCCCGGCTGGCGGCAGCGTAGGACCCGTCGGGCCTGCACCGGGCCTGGTCCACAGGCGATTCAGGGCAGCGGCTTGCCCGTCCCCAGGAGCGGCTCCCACAGGTCCCCGAGCGCCTCGACCCGGTCGAGGGCCTGGTCGGCGCGGAACTGCAGGTCGGCGGGCTTGCGGCAGGCCGCGACCTCGTCCCAGGTCACCGGGGTCGAGACCCACGGCTGCGGGCGGGCGCGAAGGGCGTAGGGCGCCACCGTCGTCTTGGCCGCGTTGTTCTGGCTCCAGTCGACGAAGACCTTGCCGCCCCGCAGGTTCTTGGCCATCCGGGAGACGACCAGGTCGGGACGCTCCTTCTCCAGCCGCTTGGCCAGCTCGCGGGCGTAGGCCGACGTGCGGTCGTCGGACGCCGGTTTGACGGCCGCGCTGACCTGCATCCCCTTGGAGCCACTGGTCTTGGCCAGCGGCTCGAGCCCGTCGGCCTCCACCAGGTCCTTGAGCAGCAGAGCCACCTCGGCGCACCCGACGACGCTGGCGGGCGGACCCGGGTCGAGGTCGAGCACCAGCCGGTCCGGCTGGCGCGCCGCGCCCCGCGGGCCGACGGTCCACTGCGGCACGTGCAGCTCGAGCGCGGCCAGGTTGGCCGCCCACACCAGCGTCGGCAGGCTGTCGACCACGACGTAGTCCAGCGTCTCGCGGGACTTGGTGGACCCCGGCGCCGGCAGCCGGACCCGGCGGACCCACTCCGGCGTGCCCGGCGGCGCGTTCTTCGCGAAGAAGCCCTTGGTCGCCACCCCGTCCGGGAAGCGCTGGAAGGACATCGGCCGGTCGGCGACGTGCGGCAGCAGCACCGGCGCGCTCCGGACGTAGTAGTCGACGACCTCGCCCTTGGTGAAGCCGGTCTCGGGGTAGAGCACCTTGCCCAGGTTGGACAGCGAGAGCCGCCGTCCGTCGACCTCGACGACCGACCGCTCCTCCTGCTGCGCCACGGCGCCATCCTCCCAACACGGCCGCCGCCGCGTCGGGCGGAGGGGTCCGGACATGGCAGGGCCCCGACCGCGGTGCAGCGGTCGGGGCCCTGCGGATCCTCTCGATCCTCTCGATCCTCTCGATCCTCTCGATACCCGGTAGCGACCTCCTTGGCGGTCACATCTGGGTGGCGAGAGCGAGGAGGCGGCGGGCGCGCAGCGCGGCCTGCTCTGCCCGGCGCGACGCCCGGTGGGCGGCCGCCAGGCGCCGGACGCGCTGGTCGCGCCGGGCCTCCTCGAGGCGCAGTGCCGTATGGGCACGCGCCAGGTCCTCATGCATGAGTTGCATCACGGTGCTCCTGTTCACGATGTGGGTCACTGGTGCGGTCGGCGCGATCACGCGGCGACCTCGGACTTGCGGGGACGGCCTCGCGGACGCTTCCGCGGGACCACGACGCCCTGGACGAACCACTCGCCACCCCAGACGCCCCACGGCTCGCGGCGCTCGAGAGCACCGTTGAGGCAGTCGAGACGGACGGGGCAGGTCGCGCAGAGGGTCTTGGCGAACTCGACGTCGGCGGGCGAGTCGGCGAAGAACAGCTCCGGGTCGTTCACCCGGCACGGCAGCTGGTCGTCGACGACACGCTCGGTGAGGACCGACAGTCCGGTCAGTGCTGTCAAGGTCGCGACAGCGGAACCGGTCTCGGTCTCACGATCGAACGCTGCGAGCTGCATCTGGTGTCACCTCCATGTCTTTCTCTTCGTTCGGTTGCTCGGTGGTCGGTCGGCGGGTAGCCGGCCGGTGGTGTCGAGTCGGGCTGCTGGCTCCGGTGGGGGCCGGCAGCGGGGGCGGACGACGAAAAGGCCGCGGATCCCGGGTGTCGGGTTCCGCGGCCTTGGAGGTGCCGGTGAGGTGGAGCTACACCGGTGGACTCCAGTTGTGGCTGGTGCGGATCCCTGCAAGGCCGCCGAAACCATTGACAACGGCGACATCGCTGATCGGGAGCAGAGCAGTGGCCTTCGTCTGGGCGATCAGGGCGGTGACCGGGGTCGTCTCGCGCATCGAGAGAGTGGCGATGGACACACTGGTCCCCTGGATCGCGGCGGAGGCGGGCGCGGTGACACGCGCCGCCTCGAGGCCGTACGCCGTCCACATCGTCGTCGGCGCCATGCGGTGGCGAGCCACGCACAGAGCGGACGGGGACGCGAACGACGTCGTCGGGATCTTCTCCACGGTGGTCACCTCCTGCTCTGCGCTCGATCGGCGACAGCTGACGGCACGTCTGCTGTCCGGTTCTCAGGAGAGTAGAGAAGGTCCCCGTCAGGTGCAATCAATTTTTTGAGTACTGACGGGTGTCTTGCCGGATCGTTATCTTCCGGCTGCCTCGTCACCCGGCTGGTCACCCGGCGCGGTGCCCCCGGCGCACATGGCGAGCAGCTCGGCGCCGTACCGCTCGAGCTTGGTCCGGCCCACGCCGGGCACGGCGAGCAGCGCCCGCTCGGAGCCGGGCCGCGCCTCGGCCAGCGCCACCAGGGTCGCGTCGGTGAACACGACGTAGGCAGGCACCGACGCCGCCTTCGCCTGCTCGCTGCGCCAGTCGCGCAGCCGCTCGAAGAGCGCCTCGTCGTAGGAGCTGGGGCAGTCCTCGCAGCGGCCGAGCTTGCGCGCGACCGGAGCGGTCAGCGCCTTGCCGCACACCCGGCAGACCGCCGGCCCCTTGCGCTTCCCCGCGGCGCGTGCGGCCGGCGGCGCGGCGGACCGCCCCGCGTGCAGGCCGTCGAGGAACCGCGACGGGCGGCGGGACCCGCGGCCGCCCGGCGACCGGGACAGCGACCAGGTCACCGCGAGGTGCTCGCGGGCCCGGGTGACACCGACGTAGAGCAGCCGGCGCTCCTCCTCGACCTGCTCGGGCGTCTCGGCGTAGGTGATCGGGATCATCCCGTCGGTGACCCCGACGACGAAGACGGCGTCCCACTCGAGCCCCTTGGCGGCGTGGAGCGACGCCAGCGTCACGCCGTCGACCGTCGGTGCGTGCTGCGCGTCGGCCCGCTCGTCGAGCTCGGCGACCAAGTCGCGCAGCGTGGCCTCGGGCCGTAGCGCCGCCACGTCGTCGGCCAGCCGGGCCAGCGCGGCCAGCGACTCCCACCGGTCGCGGACCGCACCGCCACCGGTGGGCGGCTCCGCGGCCCAGCCCCCGCCGGAGAGGACCGCCCGCACCGTGGCGGGCAGGTCCGCGCCCTCGGCGTCGTCGGCCGAGCGGGCCGCGCCCCGGAGCAGCAGCCGGGCGTCGCGGACCTCCGGCCGGTCGAAGAACCGCTCGCCCCCACGCAGGACGTAGGGGACGCCGGCGGCGGCCAGCGCCTGCTCGTAGGTCTCGCTCTGGCCGTTGGTCCGGAACAGGACCGCGATCTCCGCCGCAGCCGTCCCCGCGGCCACCAGGTCCTTGACCCGCCCGGCGACCCAGGCCGCCTCGGCGGGCTCGTCGGGCAGCTCGCGCAGGTCGGGGGCCGGCCCTGGTGGCCGCTGCGCCACCAGCTCGAGCCGGCCGTGCCGCCCGAGGGGGGCCTTGGCCACCAGCCGGTTGGCCAGGTCGACCACCTGCGGCGTCGAGCGGTAGTCACGGACCAGGCGCACCTCGCGTGCGCCGGGGTGGCGCTCACAGAAACCGAGCAGGAAGTCGGGGGACGCCCCGGCGAAGGTGTAGATCGTCTGGTGCGGGTCGCCGACCACGCACACCTCGTCGCTGCCGCCGAGCCACTGGTCGAGCAGGGCCTGCTGCAGCGGGCTGACGTCCTGGTACTCGTCAACGACCAGGTGCTGGTACTGCCCCCGCACCGCGTCGGCGACCTGGCGGTGCTCGGCGATCAGCCCGACCGTGTAGAGCAGGACGTCCTCGAAGTCGATGACGTGGCGCTCGCGCTTGACCAGGTCGTAGGCCGCGAGCAACCGGACCACGGTCTCGGGCGTCAGCCCGGCCGGCGCGGCGCGGCCCACCTTGGCCGCAGCCGCGGGGTAGTCGTCCTTGTCGGTCATCGTGACCTTGGCCCACTCCACCTCGCCGGCCAGGTCGCGGACGGTGGCCCGGTCGGTGGCCAGCCGGACCCTGGACGCGGCCTCGGCCACCAGGGCCGCCTTGTGGTCGACCAGCGGCGGGAGCTCGCCCCCCACGTGGCGCGGCCAGAAGTAGCGCAGCTGGCGCAGCGCCGCGGCGTGGAAGGTGCGCGCCTGCACGCCGCCGGCCCCGAGTGTGCGCAGCCGGGTGCGCATCTCGCCGGCCCCCCGGGCCGTGAAGGTGACGGCCAGGACCCGCTGGGGGACGTACGTCCCGGAGGCGACGCCGTAGGCGATCCGGGAGGTGATCGCCCGGGTCTTGCCGGTGCCGGCGCCGGCCAGCACGCTGACCGGGCCGGAGAGCGCCGTGGCGACCTCGCGCTGCTCCGGGTCGAGCGCCGCGAGGACCGCGTCGGCGTCCGGGGGGCTGGTCACGGGGCCATCCTCGCAAGGGGACCGGACACGAGGGGTGCCGGCGTGACGGAGAACATAGTTGAGCGCGGAAGTATCGTGACCGAGAAAGGAGTTGACAACGGCAGGATCGGGCACCATCTGCCCAGCCCCTCCTCGGCCCCGAGAGCCCCCACGAGCCCTGAAAGAGGTCCGCGCGCCCGTGTCGACGACGGTCACGATGTACAGCACCCCCTGGTGCGGCTACTGCCACCGGCTGAAGGCGCAGATGGACCGCGAAGGCATCGACTACCACGTCGTCGACATCGAGGCCGACCCCTCGGCCGCCGAGCTGGTCATGGCCGTCAACGGCGGCCACCAGACCGTCCCCACGCTCGTGTTCCCGGACGGCTCCGCGCTGACCAACCCGAGCGTCGCGCAGGTCAAGGAGAAGCTCGTCGCCTAGGCCGGCTCAACCGCTGGACAGACGCAGCAGCCGCACGGACAGCAGGACCCGGCACGGGAACAGCACCGCCAGCACGACGATCCGCTGCGCCAGCCCGGCCCACTCGTGCAGCGGCGCGCCGTCCGGTATCGCCAGGGCACCCAGCACGACGAAGCCCACCACGGCCGCCAGACCGCACCCGAGCGTGTAGCCGGCGAGACCACGCCAGCGCGAGTCGGTCCGCAGGCGCCGTGACAGGAGAACAAGTCCCACCGCACTGCTGAGGAAGAACGTCACACCGGAGGCGAAGTGGCCTCCCGGGTCGTACGTCACGCCCGCCGCGTCCTCGCGCAGCGGGAAGAGGGCCGCGAGCAGGGCACCGACCCCGCTGACCGCCAGGACTGCCG
Coding sequences within:
- a CDS encoding alpha/beta hydrolase, with the protein product MTSDLLPFPAQDPGPVDTANDRWRHLAAAFGELADQVTGDQAPLAGAWSGTAADACDAELMAIAGFARGVAGCLRAAAGSLATYAVELADARHAVALLRAEEDRLRVAAGAAPWLAAGLTHDLAAVRTRHAAVLDHLDVVARRAAAAIRAAVDEIAPRGVGRAGRAGGATEAGLAAALPLLSAARQGSGPGIRQVRRRGPGQVAAWWALLTSDERHRLLVARPGLVGSLAGAPAGVRGMANEVLLRRDLRLLREQRDLAGSVAPVAGRRPWALGSAMAVADALAAARAGRDPVTGRPVAASLLVYRPGAFGGQGRVAVAVGDLDRADHVAVLVPGLGSTVPGSVRGLTADAARLVDRARTDSPGEVTAVVAWTAYDAPSLLHVAFEASARAGGRLLAADLRGLDAARGTPPNLTAVGHSYGSTTVGATLRDHRTGVDDAVLLGSPGAGVDRAAQLGLRPGHVWVGSASRDPVGYLDRFGTDPAHAGFGAVRFRAEDVTRHPAVLDLTDHSRYYAPGGESLDNVVQVVVGDDADVRRAAYRGELPWAPDGISLDPEADRRPRAVP
- the ligD gene encoding non-homologous end-joining DNA ligase, which codes for MAQQEERSVVEVDGRRLSLSNLGKVLYPETGFTKGEVVDYYVRSAPVLLPHVADRPMSFQRFPDGVATKGFFAKNAPPGTPEWVRRVRLPAPGSTKSRETLDYVVVDSLPTLVWAANLAALELHVPQWTVGPRGAARQPDRLVLDLDPGPPASVVGCAEVALLLKDLVEADGLEPLAKTSGSKGMQVSAAVKPASDDRTSAYARELAKRLEKERPDLVVSRMAKNLRGGKVFVDWSQNNAAKTTVAPYALRARPQPWVSTPVTWDEVAACRKPADLQFRADQALDRVEALGDLWEPLLGTGKPLP
- a CDS encoding WhiB family transcriptional regulator yields the protein MQLAAFDRETETGSAVATLTALTGLSVLTERVVDDQLPCRVNDPELFFADSPADVEFAKTLCATCPVRLDCLNGALERREPWGVWGGEWFVQGVVVPRKRPRGRPRKSEVAA
- a CDS encoding ATP-dependent DNA helicase UvrD2, whose amino-acid sequence is MTSPPDADAVLAALDPEQREVATALSGPVSVLAGAGTGKTRAITSRIAYGVASGTYVPQRVLAVTFTARGAGEMRTRLRTLGAGGVQARTFHAAALRQLRYFWPRHVGGELPPLVDHKAALVAEAASRVRLATDRATVRDLAGEVEWAKVTMTDKDDYPAAAAKVGRAAPAGLTPETVVRLLAAYDLVKRERHVIDFEDVLLYTVGLIAEHRQVADAVRGQYQHLVVDEYQDVSPLQQALLDQWLGGSDEVCVVGDPHQTIYTFAGASPDFLLGFCERHPGAREVRLVRDYRSTPQVVDLANRLVAKAPLGRHGRLELVAQRPPGPAPDLRELPDEPAEAAWVAGRVKDLVAAGTAAAEIAVLFRTNGQSETYEQALAAAGVPYVLRGGERFFDRPEVRDARLLLRGAARSADDAEGADLPATVRAVLSGGGWAAEPPTGGGAVRDRWESLAALARLADDVAALRPEATLRDLVAELDERADAQHAPTVDGVTLASLHAAKGLEWDAVFVVGVTDGMIPITYAETPEQVEEERRLLYVGVTRAREHLAVTWSLSRSPGGRGSRRPSRFLDGLHAGRSAAPPAARAAGKRKGPAVCRVCGKALTAPVARKLGRCEDCPSSYDEALFERLRDWRSEQAKAASVPAYVVFTDATLVALAEARPGSERALLAVPGVGRTKLERYGAELLAMCAGGTAPGDQPGDEAAGR
- a CDS encoding mycoredoxin, encoding MYSTPWCGYCHRLKAQMDREGIDYHVVDIEADPSAAELVMAVNGGHQTVPTLVFPDGSALTNPSVAQVKEKLVA
- a CDS encoding DUF998 domain-containing protein, which codes for MTEHALHMTGQADDVATDRRWDRALASAGIAGPVLFTAGFLGQELLRIEEYSPIAEPVSALEAGPNGWLQQVNFVVFGVLTIAFALGLHRGVRPARRGSAGPAVLAVSGVGALLAALFPLREDAAGVTYDPGGHFASGVTFFLSSAVGLVLLSRRLRTDSRWRGLAGYTLGCGLAAVVGFVVLGALAIPDGAPLHEWAGLAQRIVVLAVLFPCRVLLSVRLLRLSSG